The DNA segment TGGATATTGATAGAAGAATCCAGGGGCTGAAAGATCGGCTGGCGTATATACGTGATATTTTTGGTTCAAAGGAAGACGACAATATCCGGTTGCTCTCTGCCAAATTGAATGATCTCCTCGATCGAGAACTAGGTCTTCCTGGGAGTGTGCTTGCAGAGGAAATGACTCGGCTTGAGGACCTATTTGATTTTTGTGAGCGCAAACTTGATACCCAACTAACTCCCATGGATCGGGTTCGTATTGTTCGTCATCCACAACGGATCTGCCTGAAAGATATTCTTGAGAATGTCTACGATAACTATACCGAAATAGGTGGTCGTGGTGAGTTTAATATCGATCCTTCAATGCTGATAGCTCGTGCTCTTTTTGTGAGGCGAGTTGGTGACAAGGCTATCAAGCAGATGGTCATGGTTATCGGCCAGGAAAAAGGCCACGGAGAATCCTTTCGCAATGGTGGTTCGGTCAAGCCTTCGGGAAATGCAAAAGCCCTCCATTATATGAAGGTTGCTGAGACCGAAAATATCCCAGTCCATTCATTTGTTTTTACTCCTGGTGCTTATCCGGTGGAAGATTGGCCTGGTGCAGCCCAGCAGATTGCACGAAATCTCTATGAGATGGCAGGGTTGAGAGCCCCGGTGATTTCCGTTTTTTCTGAAGGAGGGTCCGGGGGGGCTGAGGCTATCGGTCTGGGAGATAGACGAATCATGTTGTCGCATGGATATTATTCAGTGATCTCCCCCGAGGGGGCAGCAGCGATTGAAGGCGGTCTACGTAGAGGAAAACGGGCTACTCCCGAGTTGATTGCAAAGTGCGCCAGACAGCTTTGTATTACGGCCGAAGATAATCTCCACAACGGGTATATTGATCGAATCCTGCAAGAGCCTCCTCTGGGAGCGCGTCCGAATCACTATGAATTTTTTAGAGAATTAAGACGGGAGTTGATACAAGCCACCAATGAGGCCGTGAGTGAAGTCAAATCCATGAAACTCTATCGAGCTATGGCGGTTCGCGCCAGCAAGACAGATGACGCGGAATCCATTTACATGCGCTGGAATCTTTCGAAATCGGCCTTGACTCGGTTGGTTGAGTTGCGACAATGCAAGTATCGAGCCATGAGTCGACACGCGAGACTCGATGGCACCGGACTTTTGAAAAGGGCTGTTACAGCAACAAGAGGAACAGTCGAGGCTGCTCACTCATTTGTTCGACATGATTTACTTGGCAAGCAAAAAAAAAGATTG comes from the Pseudodesulfovibrio piezophilus C1TLV30 genome and includes:
- a CDS encoding acetyl-CoA carboxylase carboxyl transferase subunit alpha/beta, with the translated sequence MDIDRRIQGLKDRLAYIRDIFGSKEDDNIRLLSAKLNDLLDRELGLPGSVLAEEMTRLEDLFDFCERKLDTQLTPMDRVRIVRHPQRICLKDILENVYDNYTEIGGRGEFNIDPSMLIARALFVRRVGDKAIKQMVMVIGQEKGHGESFRNGGSVKPSGNAKALHYMKVAETENIPVHSFVFTPGAYPVEDWPGAAQQIARNLYEMAGLRAPVISVFSEGGSGGAEAIGLGDRRIMLSHGYYSVISPEGAAAIEGGLRRGKRATPELIAKCARQLCITAEDNLHNGYIDRILQEPPLGARPNHYEFFRELRRELIQATNEAVSEVKSMKLYRAMAVRASKTDDAESIYMRWNLSKSALTRLVELRQCKYRAMSRHARLDGTGLLKRAVTATRGTVEAAHSFVRHDLLGKQKKRLDAMVEDLGAEAHLVRHNLLIPLKKTLDKVLPGNHEQEGRKGDEVRDMLTRLSCPEDGACLVGSSWAWTSPRSQEDRTLSCPNFRTHHCPDLWGPDLYGDFAGVCPSCGHHFPMEYRWYLKNVFEYTHGKEFNRELESVNPLGYEQFDSKLDKAKAKTGLKSACITFETTIEDVQTVVAVLCAPFRGGSVGAAEGEKFIRAAERAGRKRQPFIAYVHGTAGIRIQEGVNGVIQMPRCTIAVRRYIDAGGLYLVLYDTNSYAGPVASFLGCSPYQFAVQSSNIGFAGPGVIAETTGMVVPPDYHRAYHALSRGHIHGIWDRREVRKNLHQSLLTMGGRNLYYR